One segment of Macaca fascicularis isolate 582-1 chromosome 2, T2T-MFA8v1.1 DNA contains the following:
- the GPX1 gene encoding glutathione peroxidase 1 isoform X1, which translates to MCAARLAAAAVYAFSARPLAGGEPVSLGSLRGKVLLIENVASLUGTTVRDYTQMNELQRRLGPRGLVVLGFPCNQFGHQENAKNEEILNSLKYVRPGGGFEPNFMLFEKCEVNGAGAHPLFAFLREALPAPSDDATALMTDPKLITWSPVCRNDVAWNFEKFLVGPDGVPVRRYSRRFQTIDIEPDIEALLSQGPSSA; encoded by the exons ATGTGTGCTGCTCGGCTAGCGGCGGCAGCGGTGTACGCCTTCTCGGCGCGCCCGCTGGCCGGCGGGGAGCCTGTGAGCCTGGGCTCCCTAAGGGGCAAGGTGCTACTTATCGAGAATGTGGCGTCCCTCTGAGGCACCACGGTCCGGGACTACACCCAGATGAACGAGCTGCAGCGGCGCCTTGGGCCCCGGGGCCTGGTGGTGCTCGGCTTCCCGTGCAACCAGTTTGGGCATCAG GAGAACGCCAAGAACGAAGAGATTCTGAATTCCCTCAAGTACGTCCGACCTGGTGGTGGGTTCGAGCCGAACTTCATGCTCTTCGAGAAGTGCGAGGTGAACGGTGCAGGGGCGCACCCTCTCTTCGCCTTCCTGCGGGAGGCCCTGCCAGCCCCCAGCGACGATGCCACTGCGCTCATGACCGACCCCAAGCTCATCACCTGGTCTCCGGTGTGCCGCAACGATGTTGCCTGGAACTTCGAGAAGTTCCTGGTGGGCCCTGACGGTGTGCCCGTACGCAGGTACAGCCGCCGCTTCCAGACCATTGACATCGAGCCTGACATCGAAGCCCTGCTGTCTCAAGGTCCCAGCAGTGCCTAG
- the GPX1 gene encoding glutathione peroxidase 1 isoform X2, translating into MCAARLAAAAVYAFSARPLAGGEPVSLGSLRGKVLLIENVASLUGTTVRDYTQMNELQRRLGPRGLVVLGFPCNQFGHQLPFSPVGERQERRDSEFPQVRPTWWWVRAELHALREVRGERCRGAPSLRLPAGGPASPQRRCHCAHDRPQAHHLVSGVPQRCCLELREVPGGP; encoded by the exons ATGTGTGCTGCTCGGCTAGCGGCGGCAGCGGTGTACGCCTTCTCGGCGCGCCCGCTGGCCGGCGGGGAGCCTGTGAGCCTGGGCTCCCTAAGGGGCAAGGTGCTACTTATCGAGAATGTGGCGTCCCTCTGAGGCACCACGGTCCGGGACTACACCCAGATGAACGAGCTGCAGCGGCGCCTTGGGCCCCGGGGCCTGGTGGTGCTCGGCTTCCCGTGCAACCAGTTTGGGCATCAG CTGCCCTTCTCTCCCGTAGGAGAACGCCAAGAACGAAGAGATTCTGAATTCCCTCAAGTACGTCCGACCTGGTGGTGGGTTCGAGCCGAACTTCATGCTCTTCGAGAAGTGCGAGGTGAACGGTGCAGGGGCGCACCCTCTCTTCGCCTTCCTGCGGGAGGCCCTGCCAGCCCCCAGCGACGATGCCACTGCGCTCATGACCGACCCCAAGCTCATCACCTGGTCTCCGGTGTGCCGCAACGATGTTGCCTGGAACTTCGAGAAGTTCCTGGTGGGCCCTGA